The Synergistales bacterium genome window below encodes:
- a CDS encoding 2-oxoacid:acceptor oxidoreductase subunit alpha, which yields MPKTEFWQGNVALAQGALAAGCRFFGGYPITPSSEIAETMSKELPKRDGRFIQMEDEIASIAATIGASLTGKKSLTATSGPGFSLKQENLGLAYQAEVPIVVVDVMRGGPSTGLPTKISQQDVMQARWGTHGDHATIALCPSSVQECYELAIDAFNLAERFRQPVIILSDEVLGHMRERVIVPESDSIALVDRKKPEVSPSDFVPYKADPKDDIPAMAGFGDGYRWHVTGLTHNEWGFPTNKAPEIEQKMLRVMRKVERFRDDIIKYDTESIEDAEVIVLGYGSVARTGLSAVREARAAGHKVGYFRPVTLWPFPDKELQAQLDTAKTVIVPELNCGQMVHEVERASCGRVEVVQQTLVNGELFKPSEILEKIKEVV from the coding sequence ATGCCTAAGACGGAATTTTGGCAGGGCAATGTAGCGCTCGCCCAGGGAGCCCTCGCCGCCGGGTGCCGATTCTTCGGCGGATACCCCATCACGCCGTCCTCCGAGATCGCCGAAACGATGTCGAAGGAGCTGCCGAAACGAGATGGCCGTTTTATCCAGATGGAAGACGAGATCGCCAGCATCGCGGCCACCATCGGCGCGTCCCTGACAGGGAAAAAATCGCTGACCGCCACCTCGGGGCCCGGTTTCTCGCTGAAGCAGGAGAATCTGGGGCTCGCCTACCAGGCGGAGGTCCCCATTGTGGTGGTCGATGTGATGCGTGGCGGTCCCTCCACCGGGCTCCCCACCAAGATCTCCCAGCAGGATGTGATGCAGGCCCGCTGGGGAACCCACGGCGACCACGCCACCATCGCACTCTGCCCCTCGTCGGTGCAGGAGTGCTACGAGCTGGCGATCGATGCGTTCAACCTGGCAGAGCGGTTCCGCCAGCCGGTGATCATCCTCAGCGACGAGGTGCTGGGCCACATGCGGGAGCGGGTCATCGTCCCCGAGAGCGATTCCATTGCACTTGTAGACCGGAAGAAGCCGGAGGTCTCCCCCTCGGACTTCGTCCCCTACAAGGCCGATCCCAAGGATGACATCCCCGCCATGGCCGGTTTCGGCGACGGATACCGCTGGCACGTCACGGGGCTCACCCATAACGAGTGGGGATTCCCGACCAACAAGGCTCCCGAGATCGAACAGAAGATGCTGCGGGTGATGCGGAAGGTCGAGCGGTTCCGTGACGACATCATCAAATACGATACGGAAAGCATCGAGGATGCCGAGGTCATCGTGCTGGGGTACGGCAGCGTGGCCCGCACCGGCCTCAGCGCAGTGCGCGAGGCCCGCGCAGCCGGGCACAAGGTGGGATACTTCCGTCCCGTGACCCTGTGGCCCTTCCCGGATAAAGAACTTCAGGCGCAGCTGGATACGGCCAAGACGGTCATCGTGCCGGAACTGAACTGCGGCCAGATGGTACACGAAGTCGAACGAGCCTCCTGCGGGCGCGTTGAGGTTGTCCAGCAGACACTTGTCAACGGAGAGCTTTTCAAACCCTCCGAGATTCTCGAGAAAATTAAGGAGGTTGTATAG
- a CDS encoding V-type ATP synthase subunit E: MALADIKTKIQQEADEKAREIKEKANRKATKTKEFAEQEIEEREKENQRKINDEKPKVFQRHEIVADLDIKKARLGFQKTLIRDVFAKALDRLQNLSNEEYGSFAEQLLEEAMVSGDEEVVVGKAEKVLTREWLDAFNEKHGSSLKLAGEQGSFQGGFILRRGRIETNCTFEMLVATTQEDLESTVYEKLFSA; the protein is encoded by the coding sequence GTGGCACTCGCAGATATCAAAACGAAGATACAGCAGGAGGCCGACGAGAAGGCCCGGGAGATAAAGGAAAAGGCGAACCGAAAAGCGACGAAGACAAAGGAGTTCGCCGAACAGGAGATAGAGGAACGGGAAAAGGAAAACCAGAGGAAGATCAACGACGAAAAGCCCAAGGTGTTTCAGCGTCATGAAATCGTTGCCGATCTGGACATCAAGAAGGCCAGGCTGGGCTTCCAGAAAACGCTGATCCGCGATGTCTTTGCCAAGGCTCTGGACAGACTGCAGAATCTCTCCAATGAGGAATACGGTTCCTTTGCGGAGCAGCTTCTGGAAGAGGCCATGGTTTCCGGAGACGAGGAGGTCGTCGTCGGGAAGGCGGAGAAGGTGCTTACCCGGGAATGGCTCGATGCCTTCAACGAAAAGCACGGTTCTTCGCTGAAGCTTGCCGGAGAGCAGGGCTCTTTCCAGGGTGGTTTTATCCTCCGTCGCGGCCGTATCGAGACGAACTGCACCTTTGAGATGCTTGTCGCAACAACACAAGAGGATCTGGAATCCACGGTCTATGAAAAGCTCTTTTCCGCGTAA
- a CDS encoding 2-oxoacid:ferredoxin oxidoreductase subunit beta, protein MPRPEVMDWLRTRFFPHIWCPGCGHGIIMHAILRSLVDTGKKPEETVIASGIGCSSRMPGYIDACTVHTTHGRSLAFATGIKLANPELTIVDVMGDGDCSAIGGNHFIHAARRNIDITAVIMNNNIYGMTGGQSSPTTPIGAKASTAPYGAIEPNFNLCELAAGAGASYVARSTVAQPNICEKYIKKGIENKGFSVVEIMTFCHTQFGRRNKIPKPVDNINRLRDKSVPKAKAEKMAAEELQDKIVTGEFVEKDTPEFVAEYEQLIERVRG, encoded by the coding sequence ATGCCCCGCCCAGAAGTAATGGACTGGTTGCGGACGCGGTTCTTCCCGCATATCTGGTGCCCGGGTTGCGGCCACGGCATTATCATGCACGCAATCCTCCGTTCCCTGGTTGACACGGGCAAGAAGCCCGAGGAGACGGTCATCGCCTCGGGGATCGGCTGTTCCAGCCGTATGCCGGGATACATCGATGCCTGTACGGTGCACACCACCCACGGCCGTTCGCTGGCCTTCGCCACCGGCATCAAGCTGGCCAATCCCGAGCTGACCATCGTCGACGTGATGGGTGACGGAGACTGCAGCGCCATCGGCGGCAACCACTTCATCCACGCCGCACGGCGGAACATCGATATCACCGCCGTGATCATGAACAACAACATCTACGGCATGACCGGCGGGCAGTCTTCGCCGACAACGCCTATCGGGGCCAAGGCTTCCACGGCTCCCTACGGCGCCATCGAGCCCAATTTCAACCTCTGCGAGCTTGCCGCCGGTGCCGGCGCCTCCTATGTGGCACGGTCCACTGTGGCGCAGCCCAATATCTGCGAGAAGTACATCAAGAAGGGGATCGAAAACAAGGGCTTTTCCGTGGTGGAGATCATGACCTTCTGTCATACACAGTTCGGCCGGCGGAACAAGATCCCCAAGCCTGTGGACAACATCAACCGACTCAGGGATAAGAGCGTTCCCAAAGCCAAGGCGGAGAAGATGGCTGCTGAAGAGCTGCAGGACAAGATTGTAACCGGTGAGTTTGTTGAAAAGGACACTCCGGAGTTCGTGGCGGAGTACGAGCAGCTCATCGAACGGGTGAGGGGGTAG
- a CDS encoding V-type ATP synthase subunit F, with product MVAAGDRDSVLPFQAVGVEPHVLDEGEALESLRRLAAECAVIFLDENWFIELREEVNELNQTYPVSIIPLPNQKSATGIGSEMIRTSVEKAVGMDIFASGS from the coding sequence ATGGTGGCGGCGGGGGACAGGGACAGCGTCCTTCCCTTCCAGGCTGTCGGTGTCGAACCCCATGTCCTTGATGAGGGGGAAGCACTGGAAAGCCTGCGCAGGCTCGCAGCGGAGTGTGCGGTGATCTTTCTCGACGAGAACTGGTTTATCGAACTCCGCGAAGAGGTGAACGAGCTGAACCAAACCTATCCGGTGAGTATCATCCCGCTCCCGAACCAGAAGAGCGCCACGGGAATCGGATCGGAGATGATTCGGACGAGTGTCGAGAAGGCTGTTGGCATGGACATCTTTGCGAGTGGTTCCTAA
- a CDS encoding V-type ATP synthase subunit I — translation MAIAKVKKVRIIAHRDARDDIIGILQDMRSCELISEQEQGGKKKQAGGMDSDALQHLENELTDLRFALRFLESHYDDPENAMERLLGAKDSYSLEELKDLKDAADFASLSKESRTLERRLSQINTERGQIASLLETLSSIRSFPYELSLLTTGTERVRGVVGTIPAAQAEQFEAVIEENLDTMGECRRFAPEEKDAPPVVAILYETEKAQKIEELLGQYPFSKVDLPQSLSGFVGDEEARLHDREEALQQERLELEERAAALADEWVPECRKAVDYLGVLRDRGEALNKAGRTERTVAYTLWCPADRLEELEAAVSALDLPTDLSSTDPEPDEDPPALLRLPAYARPCEVLTKLYGAPHYHAMDPTVPMAPFFILFFGMCLSDAGYGVVITGLILLLIYKYRMEGETRRFFNLFLFGGVSTIAVGILCGSWLGNLFAAFPFLSFFQPVVEGISLINPMEDPITYLLIALALGFVQVLYGLGLAFRDNWKQGDRIAAIGDQGGWGLILIGILLIALGSQGVGASFSLLGKLCAAFGAGLLVATQGREKPTLLGKAMTGLLSLYNVTSYISDILSYSRLLALGMATGAIAMIVNMLVTLIGDVPYVGWLIGLFVFLIGHTFSIAVNVLGAFIHSLRLQYVEFFSKFYSAGGRFMEPFEYNTKYINIKHNKT, via the coding sequence ATGGCTATCGCAAAGGTTAAAAAGGTCAGAATCATAGCGCATCGCGACGCCAGGGATGATATCATCGGCATTCTGCAGGATATGCGTTCCTGTGAGCTGATTTCGGAGCAGGAGCAGGGTGGGAAGAAGAAACAGGCCGGGGGGATGGACAGCGACGCATTGCAGCATCTCGAGAATGAGCTGACCGATCTCCGCTTTGCCCTGCGTTTCCTCGAGTCCCACTACGATGACCCGGAAAACGCCATGGAACGGCTTCTCGGAGCAAAGGATTCCTATTCCCTGGAGGAGCTGAAGGATCTGAAGGACGCCGCCGACTTCGCCTCTCTCTCCAAGGAGAGCCGTACGCTGGAACGGCGGCTGAGCCAGATCAACACGGAGAGGGGACAGATCGCCTCTCTGCTTGAGACGTTGTCTTCCATCCGATCATTTCCCTACGAACTCTCCCTGCTGACAACGGGAACAGAGCGTGTCCGCGGCGTGGTGGGAACGATCCCTGCGGCGCAGGCGGAGCAGTTCGAGGCGGTGATCGAGGAAAATCTGGATACCATGGGGGAATGCCGCCGCTTTGCCCCCGAGGAGAAGGATGCGCCGCCGGTGGTCGCCATCCTGTACGAGACGGAGAAAGCGCAGAAGATCGAAGAGCTGCTCGGGCAGTATCCCTTTTCCAAGGTCGACCTCCCGCAGAGTCTGTCCGGGTTTGTCGGAGACGAGGAGGCACGCCTCCACGATCGTGAGGAGGCGTTGCAACAGGAGCGTCTCGAGCTGGAAGAACGGGCCGCTGCACTGGCTGATGAATGGGTGCCCGAATGCCGGAAGGCAGTGGACTACCTCGGTGTGTTGCGGGACCGCGGCGAGGCCTTGAACAAAGCGGGACGTACGGAACGGACGGTGGCGTACACGCTCTGGTGCCCCGCGGATCGGCTGGAGGAGCTTGAAGCAGCGGTCAGCGCCCTGGATCTTCCCACCGATCTGAGCAGCACCGACCCCGAGCCTGACGAAGACCCGCCCGCCCTGCTGCGGCTTCCTGCCTACGCACGACCCTGCGAGGTCCTGACCAAGCTCTACGGGGCACCGCACTACCATGCCATGGATCCAACCGTTCCCATGGCGCCCTTTTTTATCCTCTTTTTCGGAATGTGCCTGAGCGATGCCGGATACGGGGTGGTCATCACGGGATTGATCCTCCTTCTGATCTACAAATACAGGATGGAGGGTGAAACCCGTCGCTTTTTCAATCTCTTCCTCTTCGGCGGCGTCTCCACCATTGCTGTAGGCATCCTCTGCGGGAGCTGGCTCGGCAACCTCTTTGCCGCCTTCCCCTTCCTCTCCTTCTTCCAGCCTGTGGTAGAGGGGATCTCGCTCATCAACCCCATGGAAGATCCCATCACCTACCTGCTCATAGCCCTGGCGTTAGGATTTGTACAGGTGCTGTACGGTCTCGGTCTCGCCTTCCGCGACAACTGGAAGCAGGGAGACCGGATCGCGGCGATCGGCGATCAGGGCGGCTGGGGGCTCATCCTTATCGGAATCCTCCTGATCGCGCTGGGGTCGCAGGGTGTGGGCGCCTCGTTTTCCCTTCTCGGGAAGCTCTGCGCCGCCTTCGGCGCCGGCCTGCTTGTGGCGACCCAGGGCCGGGAGAAGCCCACACTTCTGGGGAAGGCCATGACGGGTTTGCTCAGCCTGTACAATGTGACCTCCTATATTTCCGACATCCTGAGCTACAGCCGTCTTCTCGCCCTGGGCATGGCGACAGGCGCCATCGCGATGATCGTCAACATGCTGGTGACGCTGATAGGCGATGTTCCCTATGTGGGGTGGCTCATCGGTCTCTTTGTATTCCTGATAGGGCATACCTTCAGTATCGCCGTCAACGTACTCGGGGCCTTCATCCACTCCCTCCGTCTGCAGTATGTCGAGTTTTTCAGCAAGTTCTACAGTGCCGGCGGACGGTTCATGGAGCCCTTTGAATACAATACGAAGTACATCAACATTAAGCATAATAAAACGTGA
- a CDS encoding 2-oxoacid:acceptor oxidoreductase family protein, producing the protein MSDRFEIRVAGSGGQGVILSAVILGEAAVLHEGLLAVQSQSYGPEARGGSSKSEVVVSRSEIDYPKATAPDLQIILTQEACGDYHGDTKPGGVVILDDFFVTDIPEIDGEVHRLPIVRTARDKIGKMIVTNMVALGAAAKFLERKGLFKPESIKNAILDRVPRGTEELNAKAFEEGYALVK; encoded by the coding sequence ATGAGTGATCGCTTTGAGATTCGTGTCGCCGGTTCCGGCGGTCAAGGCGTTATCCTTTCCGCCGTGATCCTTGGAGAAGCCGCGGTGCTCCATGAGGGGCTGCTGGCGGTGCAGAGCCAGTCCTACGGGCCGGAGGCCCGGGGCGGATCCTCCAAATCGGAGGTTGTGGTCTCCCGGAGCGAGATCGATTATCCCAAGGCAACGGCGCCTGATCTGCAGATCATCCTTACCCAGGAGGCCTGCGGTGATTACCACGGTGACACCAAACCCGGCGGGGTTGTCATTCTCGATGATTTCTTTGTTACCGATATCCCTGAAATCGATGGGGAGGTCCACCGTCTTCCCATCGTGCGCACCGCCAGGGACAAGATCGGGAAGATGATCGTGACGAATATGGTCGCTCTCGGTGCTGCGGCGAAGTTCCTGGAGCGCAAGGGGCTTTTCAAGCCGGAGTCCATCAAGAACGCCATCCTCGACAGGGTTCCCAGGGGAACGGAGGAGCTGAACGCCAAGGCCTTTGAAGAGGGGTACGCCCTGGTGAAGTAG
- a CDS encoding V-type ATPase subunit: MSRVEAYGYAIARIHSMGVRLIDERVYNRLLEAPDFAACYKILGETAYAPWLNEAGERTDFEQVLVQELADIFTQVKRFVPDPQLVTLFQLPYDVHNLKVAFKSTILQKQGKERRWDLLSSLGSIETDTIISAVETDNFDQLPYGFDDAMRDCKSTWEQHHEMLWVECELDAAMYKIMGAFVSRLAYPGVISWYKSRVDAENLRSLMRLKRFGVEQGSIYGFLLDGGVISQPVLSAMYAETPESWSRLLGYADASAMMAKLEEPRNYELSVETLDRLLDEFLTFVIDRYANQPFAPEEVIRFLWQKEIETKNLRIVLVAKKNQMNTDKAWELLRNVS; the protein is encoded by the coding sequence ATGTCCAGAGTAGAAGCCTACGGGTATGCCATTGCACGGATACACTCCATGGGAGTCCGGCTGATCGATGAGAGGGTCTACAACCGCCTGCTTGAGGCCCCGGATTTCGCTGCGTGCTACAAGATACTCGGCGAGACCGCCTACGCCCCCTGGCTCAACGAGGCGGGCGAGAGGACGGACTTCGAGCAGGTTCTCGTGCAGGAGCTGGCAGACATCTTCACCCAGGTCAAACGTTTTGTGCCGGACCCGCAGCTGGTCACCCTCTTCCAGCTGCCCTACGATGTACACAATCTGAAGGTGGCGTTCAAAAGCACAATACTCCAGAAACAGGGGAAGGAGCGCCGATGGGATCTGCTCTCCTCCCTGGGGAGCATCGAAACCGACACGATCATCTCGGCTGTCGAGACGGACAACTTCGACCAGCTCCCCTACGGGTTCGATGACGCGATGCGCGACTGCAAATCAACCTGGGAGCAGCATCACGAGATGCTCTGGGTGGAGTGCGAGCTCGATGCCGCCATGTACAAGATCATGGGCGCCTTTGTCTCCAGGCTGGCGTACCCCGGGGTGATCTCCTGGTACAAATCCCGGGTGGACGCCGAAAACCTGCGTTCCCTCATGCGGCTCAAGCGCTTCGGTGTCGAGCAGGGATCGATCTACGGCTTTCTCCTCGACGGCGGGGTGATCTCGCAGCCGGTCCTCTCTGCCATGTACGCCGAAACCCCCGAGTCCTGGAGCAGACTGCTCGGCTACGCCGACGCCTCGGCCATGATGGCGAAACTGGAAGAGCCGCGGAACTACGAGCTGAGCGTAGAAACCCTGGACAGGCTGCTTGACGAATTTCTGACGTTTGTTATCGACAGGTACGCCAATCAGCCCTTTGCCCCGGAAGAGGTCATCCGGTTCCTCTGGCAGAAGGAGATAGAGACCAAGAATCTCCGGATTGTGCTGGTGGCGAAGAAGAATCAGATGAATACGGACAAAGCCTGGGAGTTGTTGCGGAATGTCTCCTGA
- the rlmD gene encoding 23S rRNA (uracil(1939)-C(5))-methyltransferase RlmD, with protein sequence MHEQARTFEVSAVNSRGEGIGREPESRKVVFLPGALPGERVIARTIRERRSYAYGEVLEIHRSSPFRIAPPCSHYGSCGGCHLQHAAPTLQMRLKQAILEDHFRRIGGGIVPEEGIPLCQPSPDRFGYRNHAILRGWYPAGSRRPSVGFYQEKSRSVVPLSRCPVLAPPLERLLQDLPELLEGMQGALGEHKGSEGVALRLRTGVRTGHVALGIDHASPFSERELDRLYGALREYGASASVFGRLPGERRYRSMHGEPSLAECLCGLRFAFHMESFFQVNTLQAERLFNYVLAEVDRCGCERVVELFSGVGVLALMLAPHVGEVVAVEGQNAAVKDARRNGAALGASNVSFVCDDVTAAVRRMERCPQCVVLDPPRSGCTPELLQWIQSAGPETVVYVSCNPATLARDLRVLVERGGYRMPRMRLFDMFPQTYHVESVVTLQRDLRKTGPRESECNNWRLH encoded by the coding sequence ATGCATGAACAGGCAAGAACATTCGAGGTTTCCGCTGTCAACAGCCGCGGTGAGGGGATCGGCCGCGAACCGGAGAGCCGGAAGGTGGTCTTTCTTCCCGGGGCGCTCCCCGGGGAACGGGTGATCGCCAGGACCATCCGGGAACGGAGGAGCTATGCCTATGGAGAGGTGCTGGAGATCCACAGGTCGAGTCCCTTCCGTATCGCTCCGCCCTGCAGCCACTACGGCAGCTGTGGCGGCTGTCATCTCCAGCATGCCGCGCCGACCTTGCAGATGAGACTGAAGCAGGCGATTCTGGAAGATCACTTCAGAAGGATCGGCGGCGGGATCGTTCCCGAGGAGGGGATCCCTCTCTGTCAGCCAAGCCCGGATCGCTTCGGCTATCGGAACCATGCGATCCTGCGGGGCTGGTATCCGGCGGGATCCCGGCGGCCGAGTGTTGGGTTCTATCAGGAGAAGAGCAGATCTGTGGTTCCCCTTTCCCGGTGTCCCGTCCTTGCCCCTCCCCTGGAACGGCTGCTCCAGGATCTTCCTGAGCTTCTGGAAGGGATGCAGGGTGCCCTTGGAGAGCACAAAGGGAGTGAAGGAGTCGCACTGCGCCTCCGTACGGGGGTGCGCACGGGGCATGTGGCTCTCGGGATCGACCACGCGTCACCGTTCTCCGAAAGGGAGCTGGACAGGCTGTATGGAGCGCTCCGGGAGTACGGTGCCTCCGCGTCCGTCTTCGGCCGGTTGCCCGGAGAGCGCCGTTACAGGAGCATGCACGGGGAGCCCTCGCTTGCGGAGTGTCTCTGCGGTCTCCGGTTTGCCTTTCATATGGAGTCCTTTTTCCAGGTGAACACCCTGCAGGCGGAGCGGCTCTTCAACTATGTCCTTGCCGAGGTGGATCGCTGCGGCTGCGAAAGGGTGGTGGAGCTCTTTTCCGGTGTCGGCGTGCTGGCCCTGATGCTGGCGCCTCATGTAGGGGAGGTGGTGGCGGTGGAGGGACAGAACGCGGCTGTCAAGGATGCCCGGCGTAACGGCGCCGCCCTCGGTGCGTCGAACGTGTCCTTTGTCTGCGATGACGTCACGGCGGCCGTGAGGAGGATGGAACGGTGCCCCCAGTGCGTTGTCCTCGATCCGCCCAGGAGCGGCTGTACGCCGGAACTGCTCCAATGGATCCAGAGCGCCGGGCCGGAGACGGTGGTCTATGTTTCCTGCAATCCCGCTACGCTTGCCCGGGACCTCCGTGTCCTTGTGGAGCGAGGTGGGTACAGGATGCCCCGGATGCGTCTCTTCGATATGTTCCCCCAGACCTATCATGTGGAGTCCGTGGTGACGTTGCAGAGGGACCTGCGGAAAACGGGGCCCCGGGAGAGTGAATGCAATAATTGGCGCTTGCATTGA
- a CDS encoding V-type ATP synthase subunit A, with protein MAQQKTIQGSIKKISGPLVIAEGMQQAGMFDVVRVGEIGLVGEIIELKSGEASIQVYEETSGIMPGEKVVSTGEPLSVELGPGLIEQFYDGIQRPLRLIEEEAESPFISRGISVPAINRNQEWAFEPQVEQGSTVNPGDVLGVVQETVLVEHRVLVPGGVSGTVKKIEKGSFTVEDVVVVIEDDNGGKHEVRMLQRWPVRFPRPVSQRLAPEVPLNTGQRVVDTFFPIARGGTACVPGPFGSGKTVIQHQLAKWADAEIVVYVGCGERGNEMTDVLLEFPELEDPRTGHPLMKRTVLIANTSNMPVAAREASIYTGITIAEYFRDMGYSVALMADSTSRWAEALREISGRLEEMPGEEGYPAYLGTRLASFYERAGRAICKGRQEQEGAVSVIGAVSPPGGDLSEPVTQNTLRVTKVFWGLDANLAYQRHFPAINWLNSYSLYDDRLGQYWDRQYDDEWSALRTEAMSLLEEEDRLLEIVRLVGVDALSRKERMVLETAKSLREDFLHQNAFHEIDTYASMEKQFLMLKNILEFHREGLDALNRGTPMDSLFSLPVREKIARMRYQEESDLDTIRALEDEIVQAIQEILPTGGESDVA; from the coding sequence GTGGCCCAGCAAAAAACAATACAAGGCAGTATCAAGAAGATATCGGGGCCGTTGGTCATAGCGGAGGGCATGCAACAGGCTGGCATGTTCGACGTGGTGCGCGTCGGTGAGATTGGGCTTGTCGGCGAGATCATCGAACTGAAATCCGGCGAGGCTTCGATCCAGGTCTACGAAGAAACCTCGGGCATCATGCCCGGCGAGAAGGTGGTGAGTACCGGGGAACCGCTGAGTGTGGAACTCGGTCCCGGCCTTATCGAGCAGTTCTATGACGGTATCCAGCGGCCCCTTCGGTTGATCGAGGAGGAGGCGGAGAGCCCCTTTATCTCCAGGGGGATCTCGGTCCCCGCAATCAACCGAAATCAGGAGTGGGCCTTCGAGCCCCAGGTGGAACAGGGGAGTACCGTCAACCCCGGCGATGTCCTGGGCGTGGTACAGGAAACCGTTCTGGTGGAGCATCGTGTGCTGGTTCCCGGAGGGGTCTCCGGAACGGTCAAGAAGATCGAGAAGGGCAGTTTCACCGTCGAGGACGTGGTGGTCGTCATCGAGGATGACAACGGCGGAAAACACGAGGTCAGGATGCTGCAGCGCTGGCCGGTGCGGTTCCCCCGGCCGGTGAGCCAGAGGCTTGCGCCGGAGGTGCCGCTCAACACGGGACAGCGTGTGGTGGACACCTTCTTCCCCATCGCCCGGGGGGGCACCGCCTGTGTCCCCGGTCCCTTCGGTTCGGGGAAAACGGTGATCCAGCACCAGCTGGCCAAATGGGCCGATGCGGAGATCGTGGTCTACGTAGGCTGCGGGGAACGCGGCAACGAGATGACCGACGTGCTGCTGGAATTCCCCGAGCTGGAAGACCCGCGGACCGGCCACCCTCTGATGAAACGGACCGTGCTGATCGCCAACACCTCGAACATGCCGGTGGCGGCCCGCGAGGCCAGCATCTACACGGGGATCACCATTGCCGAATACTTCCGCGACATGGGGTACTCCGTGGCGCTCATGGCCGATTCGACGAGCCGCTGGGCCGAAGCGCTGCGGGAGATCTCCGGACGTCTCGAGGAGATGCCCGGAGAAGAGGGCTATCCCGCCTATCTCGGTACCCGGCTTGCCTCCTTCTACGAACGCGCCGGCAGGGCGATCTGCAAGGGCAGACAGGAACAGGAGGGCGCCGTCTCGGTGATCGGCGCCGTCTCGCCGCCGGGGGGCGACCTCTCCGAGCCGGTCACCCAGAATACGCTGCGTGTCACCAAGGTGTTCTGGGGGCTCGATGCGAATCTCGCCTATCAGCGGCACTTCCCGGCCATCAACTGGCTGAACAGCTATTCACTCTACGACGATCGGTTGGGGCAGTATTGGGACCGACAGTACGACGACGAGTGGAGCGCCCTGCGCACCGAGGCCATGTCGCTTCTCGAGGAGGAAGACCGGTTGCTTGAGATCGTGCGCCTTGTCGGTGTGGACGCTCTCTCCAGAAAGGAGCGGATGGTGCTGGAAACGGCGAAGTCCCTGCGCGAGGACTTTCTCCACCAGAACGCCTTCCACGAGATCGACACCTATGCATCCATGGAAAAGCAGTTCCTGATGCTGAAAAACATCCTGGAGTTCCACAGGGAAGGCCTCGATGCGCTCAATCGGGGTACGCCCATGGATTCCCTGTTTTCACTGCCCGTGCGGGAGAAGATCGCCCGTATGCGCTATCAGGAAGAATCCGACCTCGATACGATACGGGCGCTGGAAGACGAGATTGTGCAGGCGATCCAGGAGATCCTGCCGACAGGTGGTGAATCTGATGTTGCCTAA
- a CDS encoding V-type ATP synthase subunit K, with translation MEDIMGTMLAALGAALAAGFAGAGSGLGIGVAGEAGAGVMTEDPKKFGLVLLMQALPGTQGIYGLLAAFFAILKVGLFGGGDVEVSLWQGLGILFACLPIAIAGFYTGWAQGKTCAACIHMVVKRPEETGKAIVLPAMVETYAVFALLVTIILLNSIQL, from the coding sequence ATGGAAGATATCATGGGCACCATGCTTGCCGCCCTTGGGGCAGCATTGGCTGCAGGGTTCGCCGGAGCGGGTTCCGGTCTGGGAATCGGCGTGGCCGGCGAAGCCGGTGCAGGTGTGATGACCGAAGACCCGAAGAAGTTCGGCCTCGTGCTGCTGATGCAGGCGCTCCCCGGAACACAGGGCATCTACGGGCTGCTGGCGGCCTTCTTTGCCATCCTCAAGGTCGGCCTCTTCGGCGGCGGTGATGTCGAGGTCTCCCTCTGGCAGGGACTGGGTATCCTCTTTGCCTGTCTTCCCATCGCCATCGCCGGGTTCTACACGGGTTGGGCCCAGGGCAAGACCTGCGCTGCCTGTATCCACATGGTCGTGAAGCGTCCGGAAGAAACGGGGAAAGCCATCGTTCTGCCGGCAATGGTGGAGACCTACGCAGTCTTTGCGCTCCTGGTGACCATTATCCTGCTGAACAGCATCCAGCTGTAA
- a CDS encoding 4Fe-4S binding protein codes for MSKQFTVTINKGWCKGCELCISVCPKNVLELDDKMKSEPARMDDCIGCMQCVNICPDLAITVKERGTDA; via the coding sequence GTGAGTAAGCAATTCACAGTCACGATCAACAAGGGTTGGTGCAAGGGATGTGAGCTGTGCATCTCGGTCTGTCCCAAGAACGTTCTCGAGCTTGACGACAAGATGAAAAGTGAGCCGGCCCGCATGGATGATTGCATCGGGTGCATGCAGTGCGTCAATATATGCCCGGATCTGGCAATAACGGTAAAGGAGCGTGGAACGGATGCCTAA